One Comamonas odontotermitis genomic window, TGGATGAGGACGGGGCCGTGTACATGACGGTATCCATGGGGTTGGGCATGGTGCACACGCAGGATGTGCTGGATGTGTCCGCCGCGCTGGATGCGGGCCTGCTGCCTGCGCCGGAAGAGGTTCGACGCAATGCGTTGCCGCACTGCTATGGTTTTATAAGTTCTCCCGCGCAGCTGGCAAGCACTGGCAGCTAAAACAGCAAGAACTGTCAGACAAGAAAAAACCGGCCAGAGCCGGTTTTTGTATCTGATCGCGTAAAGGTATAAAGGCGCAGGGGTTTACTGTGCGTGGTCCACCATGTACTGCACGGCAGCACGGATTTCGTCGTCAGAGGCGGTTGATCCTCCGCGGGGGGGCATGGCGCCTTTGCCCGAGATGGCAATCTTGACCATGTTGTCGATGCCCTGAGCCACAAAGGGTGCCCACGCGGCCTTGTCGCCAAACTTGGGGGCGCCGGCCACACCTGCTGCATGGCAGGCAAAGCAGGCCTTGTCGTACAGACCCTTGCCGTCGGCCTGGGCGGTGGCTGCAGGAGCTGCCGCCTCCTGCGCTGCAGGCGTGGCTGGGGTTGCGGGAGCCGCAGGCGTTGCTGCTGCGGCTACGGGGGCGGCTGCAGCAACGGCTCCACCTTCTGCCGCGGCATTGCCAGCAGGGCGCTCGGGAACGGGAAACTTGGCTCCTGCGGCATTGGCCATGTAGACCACGCCACGGGCAATTTCGGTGTCGTCAAAATCACCGCCCCCTTGTGGTGCCATGGCACCCTTGCCGGCCAGCGACGAATGCACCAAGGCATCCAGCCCCGTCTTGATGCGAGGCGCCCAGGCTGCAGCATCTTCAAACTTGGGGGCACCGGCCGCGCCGGTGGCGTGGCAGGCTGCGCACTGTGCCTTGAACACTTCCTCGCCGGATTTGAGAGGGCGATTGGCGTCGCGGACTTCGACCATGCCCACCTTCTGGATGCGAGCGGCAACCAGTGCGGATTCATCGGCCGCACCAGCACCGGGTTTGTTGGCAGAGGTGACATACATCACCAGGCCGATAATGGCAAAAACGGGAATCACGAATGCAAAGATCACCGTCCACAAAAGCTGTTTGGGTGTCTTGATGGGGCCAGTGTGTGCTTCTTCGTGCTGGATGTCGCTCATTACGTCCTCAAATTCTTCGTGGCTTGTTGTTCATCGTGCAGAGGCCAAAATCATTATATAGAGGGGTCTTGTTTTGTGACCTCCGGGCTAGCCCCAGCGTTGTTTCGGCCACACCTTGCCTACGACCACCGCAAAAAAATGGCCTGCCAGGATGCTGGCAGGCCATTGTGCGGCAGGTGTGCTGCTGAGGGGCTTATGGTTTGCCAGCAGTGGGCGCCACCTGGGTGACAGCCGTTGTGGTATCCGCAGGGGCTTCATCCGTCCAGCCACCGCCCAAGGCCTTGTACAGGCCGACCTGGTTCTGCAGCTGCGCCAGTCGCACCTGCACCACACCTTGCTGCAGCGCAAACAGCGAGCGCTGTGCATCCAGCAGGTCCAGATAGCTTGCAACGCCATTGGTGTAACGCAGGTCCGACAGCTTCAGGCGGGCCGATTCGGCTTCGACCTGGGCTTCCTGCGATTGCAGCTGGTCGGCCAGCGTTTGGCGGCTGACCAGTGAGTCGGACACTTCGCGGAACGCCGTCTGGATGGATTTTTCGTACTGGGCGGCAGCAATCTTCTTCTGCGCCTCTGCCACTTCCAGGTTCGCCTGGTTGCGTCCTGCGTTGAAGATCGGCAGATACAGCGATGGGGCGATCGTGAATCCCTTGGACTTGGAGTCGAACAGATCGGACAGCTCGGAGCTGGCAAAGCCGGCATTGGCCGTCAGCGAGATACTGGGATAGAACAAGGCACGCGCTGCACCGATGTTGGCATTGGCCGCGATCATGCTTTGCTCGGCCTGGCGCACATCCGGGCGGCGGAGCATCAGGTCTGATGGCAGGCCTGCGGGCACGTCAGCCATCACGGGCAGATCGCTCAGGCGCTTGCCTTGCAGGCTGGCAAGCAGCTCCTGCGGTGGCGTCTGGCCCAGCAGCAAGGTGAGCGCGTTGGCATCCAGCGCGCGTTGACGCGTTTGCTGGGCCAGGGTGGCCTTGGCGTTTTCTGTCAGGGACTGCGCCTGTCGGTAATCGAGCTCCGAGGCCACGCCCGAGTCCAGGCGCAGCTTGGTCAGCTTGATCGACTCCTGGCGCGTCTCCAGCGTGCGACGCGAGAGGTCCATCAGCTCTTCATCGGCTTGCAGTGCCAGCCAGGCATTGGCCACCGAGGCCACCAGACTGATCTGCGCAGCCTTGCGGCCTTCTTCCGTTGCCAGATATTGCGCCAGGGCCTGTTCCTTCAGGCTGCTGATGCGGCCAAAGAAATCGATCTCCCAGTTCTGGATGCCGACGCCAACACTGAAAGCATTGCCATAGCTGCCAGTGATCTGGCTGCGCTGCCGGGTGGCAGCGGCAGACACACCGACTTCGGGGAACTGTTGCGAGCCCTGCACCTGATACAGCGCACGGGCCTGCTCGATGTTGAGCACGGCTACCCGAAGATCGCGGTTGTTATCCAGTGCGATCTGGATCAGCTGTTGCAGGCGCGGATCGGTGAAGTAGTTCTGCCACGGAATATCCGCAGCCGCCTGCTGGCCCTGCGTGGACGCCACGGGGTATTGGTCCGCCACGGGGGCGGCCGTCTTGTCCAGTGCAGGAATCAGCGAGCAACCGGAGGCCAGCAGCGCCGCTGCCAGCACGGTAGGAATGAGTTTCTTATTCAAAACGAGGTCCTTTCCCCGTTGCGGAGTTCATGTCTTCTTGGTTCATCACTGCGGAGTGCGAGACGGAGCCAGGAGCAGGTGCCGATGGCGAGGCGCCGCCATGGGGGCCAGAGCCGTCCTTGTCATTCTTGCGGCCGAACAACCGGAACACTTCCACAAAGAACACCGGCACCAGGAACACGGCCATGAAGGTGCCGATGATCATGCCCCAGAACACGCCTGTCCCGATTTCATGCTGGCTGACCGCGCTCGCACCCGAGGCGATGTAGAGCGGCACCACGCCAAGAATGAAAGCCAGCGAGGTCATCAGAATCGGGCGGAAGCGCAGGTGACCGGCTTCCAGTGCCGCGTCCAAAGCGCTCATGCCCTGGTCGTGCAGATCCTTGGCGAACTCCACGATCAGAATCGCGTTCTTCGCTGACAGACCAATCACGGTGATCAGCGCCACCTGGAAGTAGATGTCGTTGGGCATACCGCGCAGGTGCATACCTGCCACCGCACCCAGAACACCCAGAGGCACCACCAGCAGCACGGCCAGCGGGATGCTCCAGCTCTCGTAGAGTGCTGCCAGGCACAGGAACACTGCCAGGATCGAGAACGCGTACAGGATCATGCCCGACGAACCCGCCTTCTTCTCATCGAGCGACTGTCCGGTCCACTCA contains:
- a CDS encoding efflux transporter outer membrane subunit; amino-acid sequence: MNKKLIPTVLAAALLASGCSLIPALDKTAAPVADQYPVASTQGQQAAADIPWQNYFTDPRLQQLIQIALDNNRDLRVAVLNIEQARALYQVQGSQQFPEVGVSAAATRQRSQITGSYGNAFSVGVGIQNWEIDFFGRISSLKEQALAQYLATEEGRKAAQISLVASVANAWLALQADEELMDLSRRTLETRQESIKLTKLRLDSGVASELDYRQAQSLTENAKATLAQQTRQRALDANALTLLLGQTPPQELLASLQGKRLSDLPVMADVPAGLPSDLMLRRPDVRQAEQSMIAANANIGAARALFYPSISLTANAGFASSELSDLFDSKSKGFTIAPSLYLPIFNAGRNQANLEVAEAQKKIAAAQYEKSIQTAFREVSDSLVSRQTLADQLQSQEAQVEAESARLKLSDLRYTNGVASYLDLLDAQRSLFALQQGVVQVRLAQLQNQVGLYKALGGGWTDEAPADTTTAVTQVAPTAGKP
- a CDS encoding c-type cytochrome; the encoded protein is MSDIQHEEAHTGPIKTPKQLLWTVIFAFVIPVFAIIGLVMYVTSANKPGAGAADESALVAARIQKVGMVEVRDANRPLKSGEEVFKAQCAACHATGAAGAPKFEDAAAWAPRIKTGLDALVHSSLAGKGAMAPQGGGDFDDTEIARGVVYMANAAGAKFPVPERPAGNAAAEGGAVAAAAPVAAAATPAAPATPATPAAQEAAAPAATAQADGKGLYDKACFACHAAGVAGAPKFGDKAAWAPFVAQGIDNMVKIAISGKGAMPPRGGSTASDDEIRAAVQYMVDHAQ